One Methanobrevibacter wolinii SH DNA segment encodes these proteins:
- the mfnA gene encoding tyrosine decarboxylase MfnA, whose amino-acid sequence MEEQPKSKEEIFKELDSFQKKDMKYSDGRILGSMCTEAEPIAKEVFYKFINSNLGDPGLFKGTKEIENKVIKNIGSFVSIDNPYGHVVTGGTEANLMAMRAARNYARRYKGIDNPEIIVPQSAHFSFKKASDMFGLKLVRADFDDNYKIDPNSLEDKITDNTVAIVAIAGSTELGMVDPIDKIAEIAKNNDIYLHVDAAFGGFSIPFLKEAGYDFPQFDFSLDAVCSMTIDPHKMGLSTIPSGCILFRDRKYLDVMAVEAPYLTKKEQSTIVGTRSGASSAATYAVMESLGHEGYRKNALYAMKKTMYLKKGLEELGYGIVVEPELNIVAFNHPDMETDDLALELEKRNWRVSCSSCPKAIRVIVMKHISMDNIKDLLNDLSEIADNI is encoded by the coding sequence ATGGAAGAACAACCTAAATCTAAAGAAGAAATATTTAAAGAATTAGATTCATTTCAGAAAAAAGATATGAAATATTCTGATGGTAGAATTCTTGGTTCTATGTGTACAGAGGCGGAACCAATTGCTAAAGAAGTTTTTTATAAATTTATAAATTCTAATCTTGGTGATCCTGGTTTATTTAAAGGTACTAAAGAGATTGAAAATAAGGTTATTAAAAACATTGGTTCTTTTGTTTCAATTGATAATCCTTATGGTCATGTTGTTACTGGTGGGACTGAAGCTAATCTAATGGCAATGCGTGCTGCTCGTAATTATGCAAGACGATATAAAGGTATTGATAATCCTGAAATTATTGTTCCTCAATCTGCTCATTTTTCATTTAAAAAAGCATCTGATATGTTTGGATTAAAACTTGTTAGAGCTGATTTTGATGATAATTACAAAATAGATCCTAATTCTTTAGAAGATAAAATCACTGATAATACTGTTGCTATTGTTGCAATTGCAGGGTCTACTGAATTAGGAATGGTGGATCCTATTGATAAAATTGCAGAAATTGCAAAGAATAATGATATTTATTTACATGTTGATGCAGCATTTGGTGGATTTTCAATACCATTTTTAAAAGAAGCAGGTTATGATTTTCCACAATTTGATTTCTCTTTAGATGCAGTGTGTTCTATGACTATTGATCCACATAAAATGGGTCTTTCAACTATTCCTTCTGGATGTATTTTATTTAGAGATAGAAAATATCTTGATGTAATGGCTGTAGAAGCACCTTATCTTACTAAAAAAGAACAATCAACTATTGTTGGTACTCGTAGTGGTGCATCTTCAGCAGCAACATATGCTGTTATGGAATCTTTGGGTCATGAAGGTTATAGGAAAAATGCATTATATGCTATGAAAAAAACTATGTATCTTAAAAAAGGGCTTGAAGAATTAGGTTATGGAATAGTTGTTGAACCTGAACTTAATATCGTTGCTTTTAATCATCCTGATATGGAGACAGATGATTTAGCATTGGAACTTGAAAAAAGAAATTGGAGAGTTTCATGTTCTTCATGTCCTAAAGCAATTCGTGTTATTGTAATGAAACATATTTCTATGGATAATATAAAAGATTTATTAAATGATTTATCTGAAATTGCAGATAATATTTAA
- a CDS encoding dihydroneopterin aldolase family protein yields the protein MDVNKKYFSNINSRERAIFEGGITMGALFHQFVGIPLNKESVPSIEKSIKESFELQPAIEEVDAKIDLKRLDSALSDFDYTSLSGDMLNIKIKTKVDNVIATIRIEFIEELNYPLMYVEEIKEL from the coding sequence ATGGATGTAAATAAAAAATACTTTTCAAACATAAATTCTAGAGAAAGAGCTATATTTGAAGGAGGAATTACAATGGGTGCATTATTCCACCAATTTGTAGGAATTCCTTTAAATAAAGAATCAGTACCTAGTATTGAAAAATCAATAAAAGAATCATTTGAATTACAACCTGCAATTGAAGAAGTTGATGCAAAAATAGATCTTAAACGATTAGATTCTGCATTAAGTGATTTTGATTATACTTCTTTAAGTGGAGATATGTTAAATATTAAAATAAAAACAAAAGTGGATAATGTAATTGCTACTATCAGAATTGAATTTATTGAAGAGCTTAATTACCCATTAATGTATGTAGAAGAAATTAAAGAATTATAA
- a CDS encoding class E sortase, whose product MDKSTIVIIIALLIVGLYAANEVTYFSHKLITENDMNNPVVVCEKIGLHEKINNNSISEGVYHERKSYNPGEGDVILFGHRTLLGSPFLRLNELNPGDIITLQWPGIGEVNYTVYNKTVVPATYRPIISSDTQTLSLITCTPIGTTEKRLIIKANYTSKGPLNQYVIKDNPQSNYGIYIIIGFILLGLIVTFLSPKSERKFIGTCVILITLFLVYCHINPGPVNEFTSKIEFLNQIFTLGIG is encoded by the coding sequence ATGGACAAATCAACAATTGTAATAATAATTGCCCTTTTAATTGTTGGATTATATGCTGCAAATGAGGTTACATATTTCTCACATAAACTTATTACAGAAAATGATATGAATAATCCAGTAGTAGTTTGTGAAAAAATAGGATTACATGAAAAAATAAATAATAACTCTATATCTGAAGGAGTTTATCATGAAAGAAAATCATATAATCCTGGAGAAGGAGATGTAATTCTATTTGGACATAGAACATTACTTGGTTCACCATTTTTAAGATTAAATGAACTTAACCCTGGAGACATAATAACATTACAATGGCCAGGAATTGGTGAAGTAAATTATACTGTTTATAATAAAACAGTAGTACCTGCAACATATAGACCAATAATAAGTAGTGATACACAAACATTATCATTAATTACATGTACTCCAATAGGTACAACAGAAAAAAGGCTCATTATTAAAGCAAATTACACAAGTAAAGGACCTTTAAATCAGTACGTTATTAAAGATAATCCACAATCAAATTATGGAATATATATAATAATTGGATTTATATTACTTGGATTAATTGTAACATTTTTATCACCTAAATCTGAAAGGAAATTTATAGGAACTTGTGTTATACTTATAACACTGTTTTTAGTATATTGCCATATAAATCCAGGTCCAGTAAATGAATTCACATCAAAAATAGAATTTTTAAATCAAATATTCACATTAGGAATAGGATAA
- a CDS encoding archaetidylserine synthase gives MKIEKTGMEHFIAIPDFISLSNMSSGFLSIICAINNNLSLATLFIILAIIFDSCDGWTARKVGRDDIHGFGKNIDSLSDIVSFGVAPAILLYISGMNLNGPEIGLIIVSLFIVICGVLRLTRYNVIADKIDFKGFIGFPIPGIAFILVTYYLSGIYNVYIAMILMVIVGILMISNVKYEKFGNIKVIIFALFLIILMFIKFPVIYNINIAAIILLVMTLYYLISNILINK, from the coding sequence TTGAAAAAACAGGAATGGAACATTTTATAGCTATACCTGATTTTATATCATTATCAAATATGAGTTCAGGTTTCTTATCTATAATATGTGCTATAAATAATAATTTAAGTTTAGCTACATTATTTATTATTTTAGCAATAATTTTTGACTCATGTGATGGATGGACAGCTAGAAAAGTAGGTAGAGATGATATTCACGGATTTGGAAAGAATATTGATTCATTATCTGATATAGTTTCATTTGGAGTAGCACCTGCAATATTATTATATATTTCAGGAATGAATTTAAATGGTCCTGAAATTGGTTTAATAATTGTTTCATTATTTATAGTAATTTGCGGAGTATTAAGATTAACACGATACAATGTAATTGCAGATAAAATAGATTTTAAAGGTTTTATTGGTTTTCCAATACCTGGAATAGCATTTATTTTAGTAACATACTATTTAAGTGGTATATACAATGTATACATTGCAATGATACTTATGGTAATTGTTGGAATACTTATGATAAGTAATGTAAAATATGAAAAATTTGGAAATATAAAAGTTATAATTTTTGCATTATTCTTAATTATATTGATGTTTATAAAATTCCCAGTAATATATAATATTAATATTGCAGCAATAATATTACTTGTAATGACTTTATACTACCTAATAAGTAATATATTAATAAATAAATAA